The DNA sequence CTCTTACTATTATAAAGGCTTAGATTTACAAAGTTTTTATTACATATCATATATTTTAACTTTTTATGGTAATATTATTTATTGTGAAGGGGTGATTTTGATTTGAATTATAAAATTCTTACAGATGAAGATTATAATGATATAGTTGATATTTCTAAAAATATTTGGGATGGAAATGATTACTTACCAAAAGTATTTTATAAATGGGTAAACGAAAAAGATGGATGTTTTCTAGGAGTAGTTAAGGATGGCAAAGTTGTAGCAGTTGGAAAGTATACAATACTTCCAGATAAGCAAGGTTGGCTTGAGGGTCTTAGAGTTCATATAGATTATAGAGGTCAACAATTAGGCCATGCTATTTCAGATATGTTATTTAACTTAGCTAGAGAAGATTTAAGAAATGGCAAAATAACTAATATCGCAATGTGTACACATATAGATACAAAAGCTAGCATAAAAATGATGGAGGCTAAAAATTTCCACTTAAATCAAAGCTGTCTTGTAGCTTTTAAAAATTATAATTCTATAAAAAATAAAAATTTAAATTTGGATAGATTTAAAGTAGAAAAATGGAAAATTTCATATAAAGATTTTAAATCTCTTGATTATTTTAAGACTTGTAACAATAAGTTAACTTATGGATTTACATTTTTAAATTTATGTAAATCAACTTTTGACGAACTTGTACAAAGTAATTCTTTGGTAATAGTAAATGGTCATAGGTGTATTATAAAAATGAAAGGTTATCCTTCTATAATATGTATTGATAATACTTTTGAAGGTATTAATGATGCTACTTTATATTCTTTATTAAAATATAAAGCTAATGAAGCTGAAATTTATATAACGAATCCTTATGATGAACTTATAAACAAACTTAAAGAAAATGAATATGAATCTATATCAAACTTTAAAAATGACTGTGTTTATTATACTTATGATGAAATATCTAAGTAAAAAAGCATGCTACAATATAGCATGCTTTTTTCTATTTTTTCAATAAAACTTCCATTTTTTTATATAAAGGTAAAGTTATTAAAGATATCAGCACAGCTTTAAATAAATTAAATGGTGCTATCATCCAAATAACAAATGTTTTTAAATCAGTTACATTTGGATTTATAATATTTCCCATGTTTATTATCGCTTCCATAGGCATTATCTTACCATAGAATGGTAGTAACATATAGTAATTTGTTAAACATCCAACTAATATCATAGCTATTGTTCCTAATACAAATCCCATTATTAATCCCTTTAAATTTCTTTTTTGTCTATAAATTAAAGAAACTATAATTACATAAGACCCACCTATTAATAAATTTGCAAACTCTCCAATCCATGCAGTAGTAGAAGCCGTCATAGCTTGAAATAAATTTTTTATAAGTACTATTGCAAATCCTGCAACTGGTCCAAGAGATAATCCTCCAAATATAGCTGGAAGATCTGATATATCTATTTTTAAAAAATCTGGGAAAATCCCTGGTATAGGAACAGCTATAAACATAAGTATATAAGATATTGCAGATAATATAGCTACCTTAGTCATTGTATTTGTTGAAAAAACCTTACCTTTTTTTATTGTCTGTTGCATTTAAAACCCTCCTAATTTATTTTTATATTAGGAAAAATAAAAGCTCGAAGAATCTCTTCGAGCTTAGTTTTTGAGTATATCAAAAATAAATACATTTTATTTTTTATCTTATACATATTTACTAATCCTCTCTCATCCAGACTTTACTGTCGGCCTTGGAATTTCACCAAGTCATGCTACTAAAAAGTAGCTCGCGGGCTATACCGCCGGTAGGGAATTTCACCCTGCCCCGAAGATCTTACGTGCTATTTAATTTTCCTTACAATTATATATTATTAATTATATAGTAATATGTCAACCATTTAATTTCTTAAATCTTTTTTATATACAATTTTCCCATCTATTATGGTATATATAACATTACTTTGTATTTCTAATGGATTATTGTCCCATATAACTATATCTGCATCTTTACCTATTTCTATAGATCCAACTCTATTATCAATTCCTAATGTTTTTGCAGGATTTATAGTTATAGCTTCTATAGCTTTATCTAATTTCATACCATGTTTAACTGCTATACCTGCACATATAGGTAAGTATGGTAGAGGAATAACTGGATGATCAGTAGTTAAAGATATTTCCATTCCAGCATTAGATAAAATTCCAGCCGTATCAAAAGTTAAGTTTCTAAGTTCAATTTTAGAACGTTCTGAAAGTGATGGTCCTACTACAAGAGGATATCCTTCTTCTACTAAATCATCTACAATTAAATGTCCTTCTGTACAATGATCTAGAGTTAACTTAAGGTCAAACTCTTTTGCTATTCTTATTGCTGTAAACATATCGTCAGCTCTATGAGCATGTACTTTAAATGGAATTTCCCTCCTAAGTACAGGTAGTAAGCTCTCCATTTTTATATCATAATCTGGCTTTTCATTTTCATCATCTTCCTCATGCATTAAAATAGCATCTAAATATTCCTCTGCTTCCTTTAATGTTTCTCTTAACATAGCTGCTATTGCCATTCTTGTTTGAGGTGCTTTTTCTTCCTGTCCATAACAACTTTTAGGGTTCTCTCCAAAAGCAATTTTCGAAGCTACAGGATTTTTTATAACCATTTTATCTATTCTTCTTCCAACAGTTTTTATAGCAATACACTGCCCACCCATAACATTAGCACTACCTGGAGTACTACAAACAGATGTTATTCCTCCATTTCTAGCTTCTTCAAAACTTCTCTCCATAGGATTTATTCCATCTATAGGATTTAAGTGAGGAGTTATAGGATCTGTTTCCTCATTTCCATCAGCACCTTCAAATCCCATACCATCTTCCCATAAGCCTAAATGAGTATGTGCATCTATAAACCCTGGAAAAATTAATTTTCCAGTGGCATCTATTGTTTTTGCATCTAGTGGTGCCACTAAATCTGCTCCTATTTCTACTATTTTCCCTTTTTCTATAAGTATATCTCCTTGTATAACTCCATTAGTAACTGTATTTATAGTTCCATTTTTTATAAAAAGCATTTACTCCTCCTAATTTACTTAATATCTTTCATCGTTAAAGAAACTTTTTGTGTTTTTAAATCTATACCTATAACTTTTACATCAATTACATCTCCTACTGTAACTATAGTCATAGGGTCTTTAACATATTTATTACTCATTTGAGACTTGTGAACTAATCCATCATTTTTTATTCCTATATCTACAAAAGCACCAAAATCAACTACATTTCTTACAGTACCTTTTAATATCATATCTTCTTTTATATCTTCAATTTTTAATACATCCGTTCTAAGTACAGGCTTTATACCTTCTTCTCTAGGATCTCTTCCTGGTTTTTTTATTTCTGATATAATATCTTTTAATGTAACTATACCTACCTCTAATTCTTTACTTAAACTATCAATTCCTATAGAACTTACTTTGTCATCTATATCATTAATATTTTTATTTTTTATATCTTCTAATGAACATCCTAGTTTTTCTAGAAGTTTTTTACATACATCATAAGTCTCAGGATGTACAGATGTATTATCTAGAGGATTTTTAGAGTTTACTATTCTTAAGAACCCTGCACATTGAGTAAAAGCTTGAGGTCCTAATCTTTTAACTTTTTTTATTTGAGCTCTTGAAGTAAAATCTCCGTTCTCTTCTCTATATTCAATAATATTTTTTGCTATTGTTTTATTTATACCTGCTACATGTTCAAGCAATGAGTAAGATGCTGTATTTAAATCTACTCCTACAGAGTTTACAGCATCCTCAACCACACCACTTAATACTTCCTCTAATCTTTTTTTGTTAAGGTCATGTTGATATTGCCCTACTCCGATACTCTTAGGATCAATTTTTACCAATTCAGCCAACGGATCTTGTAATCTTCTAGCAATTGATATTGCCCCTCTTATAGAAACATTTATATCAGGAT is a window from the Paraclostridium sordellii genome containing:
- a CDS encoding amidohydrolase, with the translated sequence MLFIKNGTINTVTNGVIQGDILIEKGKIVEIGADLVAPLDAKTIDATGKLIFPGFIDAHTHLGLWEDGMGFEGADGNEETDPITPHLNPIDGINPMERSFEEARNGGITSVCSTPGSANVMGGQCIAIKTVGRRIDKMVIKNPVASKIAFGENPKSCYGQEEKAPQTRMAIAAMLRETLKEAEEYLDAILMHEEDDENEKPDYDIKMESLLPVLRREIPFKVHAHRADDMFTAIRIAKEFDLKLTLDHCTEGHLIVDDLVEEGYPLVVGPSLSERSKIELRNLTFDTAGILSNAGMEISLTTDHPVIPLPYLPICAGIAVKHGMKLDKAIEAITINPAKTLGIDNRVGSIEIGKDADIVIWDNNPLEIQSNVIYTIIDGKIVYKKDLRN
- a CDS encoding GNAT family N-acetyltransferase — encoded protein: MNYKILTDEDYNDIVDISKNIWDGNDYLPKVFYKWVNEKDGCFLGVVKDGKVVAVGKYTILPDKQGWLEGLRVHIDYRGQQLGHAISDMLFNLAREDLRNGKITNIAMCTHIDTKASIKMMEAKNFHLNQSCLVAFKNYNSIKNKNLNLDRFKVEKWKISYKDFKSLDYFKTCNNKLTYGFTFLNLCKSTFDELVQSNSLVIVNGHRCIIKMKGYPSIICIDNTFEGINDATLYSLLKYKANEAEIYITNPYDELINKLKENEYESISNFKNDCVYYTYDEISK
- a CDS encoding ECF transporter S component, which encodes MQQTIKKGKVFSTNTMTKVAILSAISYILMFIAVPIPGIFPDFLKIDISDLPAIFGGLSLGPVAGFAIVLIKNLFQAMTASTTAWIGEFANLLIGGSYVIIVSLIYRQKRNLKGLIMGFVLGTIAMILVGCLTNYYMLLPFYGKIMPMEAIINMGNIINPNVTDLKTFVIWMIAPFNLFKAVLISLITLPLYKKMEVLLKK